One Amaranthus tricolor cultivar Red isolate AtriRed21 chromosome 1, ASM2621246v1, whole genome shotgun sequence DNA window includes the following coding sequences:
- the LOC130820641 gene encoding uncharacterized protein LOC130820641, with protein MGKLRNAGRKEVMKIKLMVIMMITFVTNAIDSNPIHDPCSDTKVQKWDGFTFGFAFSSKESFYDSNQVQLSPCDSRLQLVNQAQLAIFRPRIDEISLLTINNTFNPDTSGGYMVAFAGRTYAARSLPVFVADSSNTVTSFTLVLEFQKGTLQNLYWKKFGCDSCKEHHVCHENQECAVPTSRCKGKGGDIDCTISIQLTFSGTDKNEDVLNSWYELKNMRRFSLYSLFNNLRNSFTNGLL; from the exons ATGGGAAAATTAAGAAATGCAGGAAGAAAAGAagttatgaaaataaaattaatggtgaTTATGATGATAACATTCGTAACAAACGCCATAGATTCAAACCCAATCCATGATCCATGCTCGGATACAAAGGTACAAAAATGGGATGGTTTTACATTTGGATTCGCGTTTTCATCTAAGGAATCATTTTATGATTCTAATCAAGTTCAGTTATCGCCCTGTGATAGTCGTCTTCAGCTGGTCAATCAAGCTCAACTAGCCATATTTAGGCCTCGAATCGACGAGATTTCCCTATTGACCATCAACAATACCTTCAACCCT GATACATCTGGTGGATATATGGTAGCTTTTGCAGGAAGAACATATGCTGCAAGATCATTACCAGTTTTTGTTGCAGATAGTAGTAATACTGTAACAAGTTTTACACTT GTGCTTGAATTTCAAAAGGGTACTCTGCAAAATTTGTACTGGAAAAAGTTCGGGTGCGATTCTTGCAAGGAACATCATGTATGCCATGAAAACCAAGAGTGTGCAGTGCCAACCTCAAGATGCAAAGGCAAAGGCGGAGACATCGACTGCACCATTAGCATTCAGTTAACGTTTTCGGGCACAGACAAGAATGAAGATGTACTTAACTCATGGTACGAATTGAAAAATATGAGACGTTTCTCTCTATACAGCCTCTTTAACAATCTACGGAATTCATTTACTAATGGCTTACTATAA
- the LOC130822065 gene encoding uncharacterized protein LOC130822065 yields MVMLLRKRIPRTQNSPSYETDSDSETLPLKKSKKISKPIKKIETFSSESEFDSDDSDKEDEGAAEYEKIREQRIRENKERMEKLGIFSLSSQLLNADKKKVVRKKNAGPKRKRYPPICPQPRSRSYDSFRRSDRLKDVASRHYIETERTLKDMGIFIPNEWKPEVYTEEAEKRLGDCETVWNLNEDGFGEDGERLYNPDGTPCHQCRQKTLGKLTYCGVCTSTQGQLCGDCLYTRYGENVLEAVQNPAWSCPACRDICNCSRCRRTKGWQPINIPHSKVTAAGFKSVAHYIILTRRSGGKPMELHEGSVVIDLTEEKPTASQPPEGSDYSADSSEYDSDDSDSDDESKRSKKNKDQSAQNQVGTAEGSIEPDVAAVPAVADTPVDQLILTSTA; encoded by the exons ATGGTGATGCTACTGAGAAAAAGGATTCCTCGAACTCAAAATTCACCTTCGTATGAAACTGATTCAGATTCTGAAACTTTACCCTTAAAGAAATCCAAGAAAATCTCAAAACCCATCAAAAAGATTGAGACTTTTTCATCAGAATCTGAGTTTGATTCTGATGATTCAGACAAGGAAGATGAAGGTGCGGCCGAGTACGAGAAGATTAGAGAACAGAGAATTCGTGAAAACAAAGAAAGAATGGAGAAACTGGgtattttttcactttcttcTCAGTTACTTAATGCTGACAAGAAAAAAGTTGTTCGTAAGAAAAATGCAGGTCCTAAAAGGAAGAGATATCCACCTATTTGTCCTCAACCTCGTTCTCGTTCGTATGATTCCTTCAGGAGATCCGATAG GTTGAAGGATGTAGCTAGTAGACACTATATAGAGACAGAGCGAACATTGAAAGATATGGGTATTTTTATACCTAATGAATGGAAACCTGAGGTTTATACTGAAGAAGCTGAGAAGCGTTTGGGCGATTGTGAGACTGTTTGGAACTTGAATGAGGATGGCTTTGGCGAGGATGGTGAGCGCTTGTACAATCCTGATGGAACACCTTGCCACCAATGCAG GCAGAAAACACTTGGGAAACTTACTTATTGTGGCGTATGTACGTCTACACAGGGACAACTTTGTGGAGATTGCTTATACACAAG GTATGGAGAAAATGTTTTGGAAGCTGTCCAAAATCCAGCTTGGTCGTGCCCAGCTTGTCGTGATATATGTAACTGCAGCCGCTGCCGTCGGACTAAAGGATGGCAGCCAATCAATATTCCACATTCAAAG gtAACTGCAGCAGGATTCAAATCAGTAGcacattatattattttgacTCGACGTAGTGGTGGCAAACCAATGGAGTTGCACGAGGGAAGCGTGGTGATTGACCTGACAGAGGAAAAACCAACAGCGTCACAGCCTCCCGAAGGCTCTGACTACTCTGCTGATTCATCTGAATATGACTCAGATGATTCTGACAGTGATGATGAATCCAAACGTTCAAAGAAAAACAAGGATCAGTCTGCTCAAAATCAAGTCGGTACTGCTGAGGGATCAATTGAACCTGATGTTGCTGCTGTGCCTGCTGTTGCTGATACGCCTGTTGATCAGCTTATTTTGACGTCAACTGCCTAA